The genomic stretch AAATTTTATGAAGCCATTGTTGCTCTGCTTGATACGTCACGATATCCCTCCTGGATGACAGGGCGGCTAATTTCGCTAAACTTGAATCGCTACAAAAAAAGCAAAGACTGTCTCACCACCAGGACACGAAGACCCCAAGAAAAAAGCTTAGTGCTTGGTGGTGGAATTTGGTCGCAGCTCGTCTGCGTTGGGGAGTGTCATAAAGCCAGCTCACACAGTTCGAGTCAACTCAGCGGAAGCAACTGCGGCGCGCGCACCCAGATATGTTCGGTGAGATAGATGCCGAGCAGCACGAGTATGCCGGCAATCGCGGAGAGCAGCGATCCGCCAAACGCCAGCAGCAACAGCGGCAAGGCATTGCCGCACAACAATGCCCCGTACCAAAACGTCTTGCCGAATCTTCCCGCCACGATCATTTCTTTCACGGCTTTGGCATCGGCGGTGGAATGCGGTGTGAGCAATTCCACAGTAAGGATGACGAGATTAGTCAGAATGGAAACGTAAAGCGTCATGCGCAAAAAGGCAATCCAGTTTTCCGGCGCCGTCATAAATGACGCGCAAACGGCCAAGATCGCCGCGCCCGCCATGAAAGCATGCACCAGCATGTGCAGGGGCAGCACCGGGCTTTGCCAGAAATCCCGGCCCTTGGCTTGCGCGAACAGAAATGCGGTGTAAAGCGCCGCGATCACAGCAAAGGCAGCAGCCGTCCAATTCGCAAAGATTTCCACATTCGGCCAGTTGAAGAATTTCGCCGCAGCCGCAAGCGTGAGCAGCGCGCCGTAGATCGTCAGCGCATAGCCGCCTTTCACCAGCCAGGATTTCCACTGCGGCCGTAGCAAAACATAAATGAATCTCTGTGCTTGATCCAGATCTTTGACCAGCAGCGCGGTGGTGGCAATCAAAAAAAACAAACTCAACGCCAGACTCAACCATTGCACGCTTGCTGGCGTTTGCGTGAGATGAAAAACTGTGGCGAGGAAAGGCACCAAAAATGCGCCTGCGGCGATAGCTTTCGTCCAAACATATGCCGAAACTTCCCAGCCCCAGAGCACGCCCTTGCCGGGCGCATCATAAACGCGGCGCGCTTTTTCCTGAACCACTTCCTGCGCCTTGTGTTTCATTTTTTTCTCGTCGCCGCCGCGCGGAATCAAAACCTCCTCACCCTCACCATTCCCTCCGCTCACCCATTCGCCCTTTCCCGCCAGCGTTTCCGCCATTTTTGCGGCATCGGCCTGCTGCATGCGCGCTTCGGCAAAATGGGCGAAGTGGCCGACGCCGGCGGTTTGTGAACTCCACATATAATTGCTGGCTTGTTCTGTCGCGCTGGGCTTGAGCGAGGCGTCGTCGCCTTCGATATAAAACAATTTGGGTCGCGTGCCTTTTTCTACTTTGCGCGCGGTCACTTGTTCGCGCGCGAGCAGTTGCGCAATCTCGGAAAGCGGATTGTCGAGATCGCCGGAGATGATGGCATGTTCCGGGCAGACGTTGACGCAAGCAGGCTCCAAACCGATTTCCACGCGATGCGCGCAGTAATTGCATTTTGCCGCGGTGTGCGTGTTGGGATCGATGTAAAGCGCATCATACGGACACGCCTGCATGCATCCTTTGCAGCCGATGCAGCGGCGGTTGTCGAAATCGACGATGCCGTCGCCGCGGCGATAGAGCGCGGTCACCGGACAAATTTCCACACAGGGCGCCTCGTCACAATGATTGCAGCGCAGCACGGAAAACAGCCGGCGCGTGTGCGGAAACTCACCTTTCTCAATATATTTGACCCACGTACGATTGACGCCAATA from Cytophagia bacterium CHB2 encodes the following:
- a CDS encoding 4Fe-4S ferredoxin; this encodes MNFGFIIDNRKCIGCHACTVACKAEHDVPIGVNRTWVKYIEKGEFPHTRRLFSVLRCNHCDEAPCVEICPVTALYRRGDGIVDFDNRRCIGCKGCMQACPYDALYIDPNTHTAAKCNYCAHRVEIGLEPACVNVCPEHAIISGDLDNPLSEIAQLLAREQVTARKVEKGTRPKLFYIEGDDASLKPSATEQASNYMWSSQTAGVGHFAHFAEARMQQADAAKMAETLAGKGEWVSGGNGEGEEVLIPRGGDEKKMKHKAQEVVQEKARRVYDAPGKGVLWGWEVSAYVWTKAIAAGAFLVPFLATVFHLTQTPASVQWLSLALSLFFLIATTALLVKDLDQAQRFIYVLLRPQWKSWLVKGGYALTIYGALLTLAAAAKFFNWPNVEIFANWTAAAFAVIAALYTAFLFAQAKGRDFWQSPVLPLHMLVHAFMAGAAILAVCASFMTAPENWIAFLRMTLYVSILTNLVILTVELLTPHSTADAKAVKEMIVAGRFGKTFWYGALLCGNALPLLLLAFGGSLLSAIAGILVLLGIYLTEHIWVRAPQLLPLS